In one window of Duganella dendranthematis DNA:
- the dinB gene encoding DNA polymerase IV — MADTARRIAHIDMDAFFASVELLRYPQLRGQPVVIGGRGYDPEQRDDGSYVFKRLRDYVGRGVITTATYEARAFGVGSAMGMMKAAKLAPDAILLPANFDSYRHYSRLFKQAVASIAPDIEDRGIDEIFVDLTHVDGETQEIGARIKQAVQDATGLTCSVGITPNKLLSKICSDLDKPNGLTLLGFDDIPTRIWPLGVRKVNGIGPKATEKLASLGIETVGQLAQADQGLLQDYFGAHYAAWLARVAQGIDEREISTSRESKSMSRETTFERDLHARQDRATLSGILTTLCERLADDLKRKDYVSRTISIKLRYDDFQIVSRNVTLPQAVAEPAAILQAARECLKRVPLQRKLRLLGVRASTLEPPGAMASAQQPVQGDLFA, encoded by the coding sequence ATGGCCGACACCGCGCGCCGCATTGCCCATATCGACATGGACGCTTTCTTTGCGTCAGTGGAGTTGTTGCGCTATCCGCAGCTGCGCGGCCAGCCGGTGGTAATCGGCGGCCGCGGCTACGATCCCGAGCAGCGTGACGATGGCTCGTACGTCTTCAAGCGCCTGCGCGATTACGTCGGCCGCGGCGTCATCACCACCGCCACCTACGAGGCGCGCGCGTTTGGTGTCGGTTCGGCGATGGGCATGATGAAGGCGGCCAAGCTGGCGCCGGACGCCATCCTGCTGCCGGCCAACTTTGACTCTTACCGCCATTATTCGCGCCTGTTCAAGCAGGCGGTGGCCAGCATCGCGCCGGATATCGAAGACCGCGGCATCGATGAAATCTTCGTCGACCTGACCCATGTGGATGGCGAGACGCAGGAGATCGGCGCCCGCATCAAGCAGGCGGTGCAGGACGCCACCGGTCTCACCTGTTCGGTCGGCATCACGCCCAACAAGCTGCTGTCGAAAATCTGTTCGGATCTGGACAAGCCGAACGGCCTGACGCTGCTGGGCTTTGACGATATTCCCACCCGCATCTGGCCGCTGGGCGTGCGCAAGGTCAACGGCATCGGCCCCAAGGCCACCGAAAAGCTGGCCTCGCTGGGCATCGAGACGGTGGGCCAGCTGGCGCAGGCCGACCAGGGCTTGTTGCAGGATTATTTCGGCGCGCATTACGCGGCGTGGCTGGCGCGGGTGGCGCAGGGGATTGACGAGCGCGAAATTTCCACCAGCCGCGAGAGCAAGTCGATGTCGCGCGAAACCACCTTCGAGCGCGACCTTCATGCGCGCCAGGACCGGGCCACCTTGTCCGGCATCCTGACGACGCTGTGCGAGCGGCTGGCGGACGATCTGAAGCGCAAGGATTACGTCAGCCGCACCATCAGCATCAAGCTGCGGTACGACGATTTCCAGATCGTCAGCCGCAACGTGACGCTGCCGCAGGCGGTGGCCGAACCGGCCGCGATCCTGCAGGCGGCGCGCGAATGCCTGAAGCGGGTGCCGCTGCAGCGCAAGCTGCGCCTGCTGGGCGTGCGTGCCAGCACGCTCGAACCTCCCGGCGCCATGGCCAGCGCGCAACAGCCGGTGCAGGGCGATCTATTCGCCTGA
- a CDS encoding recombination-associated protein RdgC: protein MWFKNLQIYRLPAPWAYTPEQLEEALSSNAFTPASSNELLRQGWDKPRPNGGLVHVVNKQMLIVLGTEKKLLPSSVINQVAKARAAEMEEAQGFAPGKKAMKELKERVADELLPRAFSIRGNVWTWIDPVNGWLVVDAASPAKADEVIKLLLKAVDRMPLESLRVQRSPVGVMTEWLQTDEAPAGFTVDMDTELRATGESKAAVRYVKHSLDPEEVRRHIAAGKQCTRLAMTWDSKISFVLTESLAIKGVKPLDVLSEKDAGVRNDDERFDGDFMLMTGELAKLMADVVEALGGEAKA from the coding sequence ATGTGGTTCAAGAATCTACAGATTTACCGTCTGCCGGCCCCTTGGGCCTACACTCCCGAACAACTGGAAGAAGCGCTGTCGTCGAATGCGTTCACGCCGGCCAGCAGCAACGAGCTGCTGCGCCAGGGCTGGGACAAGCCCCGTCCTAACGGCGGCCTGGTGCACGTGGTCAACAAGCAGATGCTGATCGTGCTCGGCACCGAAAAAAAATTGCTGCCGTCCAGCGTCATCAACCAAGTCGCTAAGGCGCGCGCCGCCGAAATGGAAGAAGCCCAGGGCTTTGCGCCGGGCAAGAAGGCCATGAAGGAACTGAAGGAGCGCGTGGCCGACGAACTGCTGCCGCGCGCGTTCTCGATCCGCGGCAACGTCTGGACCTGGATCGACCCGGTCAACGGCTGGCTGGTGGTGGATGCCGCCAGCCCGGCCAAGGCCGACGAAGTCATCAAGCTGCTGTTGAAAGCGGTCGACCGCATGCCGCTGGAAAGCCTGCGCGTGCAGCGCTCGCCGGTGGGCGTGATGACCGAATGGCTGCAAACCGATGAAGCGCCGGCCGGTTTCACGGTCGACATGGACACCGAACTGCGCGCCACCGGCGAGAGCAAGGCGGCGGTACGTTACGTCAAGCATTCGCTGGACCCGGAAGAAGTGCGCCGCCACATCGCCGCCGGCAAGCAGTGCACCCGCCTGGCCATGACCTGGGACAGCAAGATTTCCTTCGTGCTGACCGAATCGCTGGCGATCAAGGGCGTCAAGCCACTCGACGTGCTGAGCGAAAAAGACGCCGGCGTGCGCAATGACGACGAGCGCTTCGACGGCGATTTCATGCTGATGACCGGCGAACTGGCCAAGCTGATGGCCGACGTGGTGGAAGCACTGGGCGGCGAAGCCAAGGCGTAA
- a CDS encoding beta strand repeat-containing protein produces the protein MSGPVGLTTLQIANLTSQQVAAWTTADIAELTLAQLPALRPAVLNAAGAASTALMAALSADQIAALSVVQVAALGTRAFTSLAPGAIASFETADIAALSTANIASLQAADIALMQATQFAALSGAQLNTFSTADVRAISEAGFALLTTQAMAVLGSTQVAALTADQTVALTTRQAATWNSAQLAALSSANLAVLQAADLRAMKTSAIAGLSSSQMALLSADQLDGMTTAQFAALSTAQVAALSNAALAGLSGADLAALSTSATSQLATALLAQLSTEQLAALTTRQIVALSSAQFAGLTPEQVSHLRTAQLAVLGSRQLAGLSNADIAALDSGDLPYLNAVAIGALTSAQFSVLGGDDFSAIASLTTAQIGALRTAALVALTAGQAAALSTRQVAALTSAQVSVLSVNAIQALPAADVSALRTNAITALSTQQLAVLSSEQFAAFTTAQLSAMNSRQLAAISDDTLAGLSSGALAALSTSVISHLSPSLLAALSMTQLAGLSSRQIFALSTAQVAAFDAAQLASLSTAQIAGLNSTQVSALSEDDLTTLSTRALRALSTGVMAALSSQQLAAIGGLDNGAAIAALSTGQIAALRSTALAGLTHDQLIALTTAQAAALTSSQVAALPNALLTALETADFAALRTSVIANLGTAALALLSSDQVTALTTAQASVLSARQLAALSVDSLAGLQSADLGALSTATIAAIGADRLAALHTEQLNGLASRQIAVLNSDQLNALSSEQIASLRSAQVVALNSRQIGGLSPDAIAALSSAGVAALSTAVIASLSSQQLAALELDVAALSTGQIAALRTNTLAGLTVEEIMVFSTRQAAALNSAQVRALSTEIIHAIGTADFAALRTNAIAALTTLQIGALTSDQLTAMTPAQFAALGTQQRGALPTDAIAGFSSDSLAALGPAVLAALSADLIASLNAAQLASLGSQQVAVFSSAQLAALSAEQVAWLGTRQVAGLTSRNLPGLSADDIAALSSDGMRGLSTAMLQALSSTQLAALGANPDGSLFGVLSTTQIAALGTRAIGWLSVEQIVALSTLQASALSSTQLRAMNTSDIAALEAEDLASLRTAALSGLTTLQVAVLGSDQVAALTSQQIAALNAAQFSALSADGLQGLGLSDIPVLNTGVIAGLATRALAALSTDQIAALSTRQIVALGSAQLNALETEQMNSLQSAQVAALTSAQLAGLSLRELAAINSEWLPALKTAAIAALNAAQLSVLGNDPAGGDDTAIATLTTAQIAALRTAALAGLRVQQAAALTSDQVAALNSAQLAALPGADLGVFDLEDIAALRTSTLRGLSSSQLAGLSGDQFAVFTTGQFAALGSGALRGLTGAQASAITVEQAAVMSSAQMVGLSLAAIAQLDAEDVAALRTNTIAGLTSAQITAINAAQLAALSTAQVAVLNSAQAGALSAANVVSLSGEQLAALGTAAVSALNTAGLAQLSADQILSFTTRQMASLTSRQIGALLPAQITALSAEQVAALQARQIAGLSAADVSALESDVGALSTQSVAALTAAQIGALGVDANGQAVNFNLLTTAQIAAITTLALQSLGAAQLQAFSSDQIAALNLAQIKSVTPTFLRGLSSIQLSGLNTAQVAALSTAQLGGLLPSQFGALSAAQVHALTAAQFLSLTVDDIAALSTDALAAISVAAIAGLTPEQLNALGGRGLGIAALGTAQIAALTTRALAAMSTAQAAALTAGQVAALNAAQVVALPLTVFGSLNADDIAALKLTVVSALKTQQLLALKSDQIAALSAEQVTALSSAQLASLAASQVVYLDPNDVAGINPLLLNAAARDGNLLAAMNTAQLQAMTAVQFAALNSSAIARLLPSSLAALEAVDIAALSTGVISALSDAQLLALTVRQVSALTLQQVAALTPRDSAEQFTGAQIAAFSGAQLAAMSTALIADLSPANLRAIEVGDIASLGTRQIRALTPFQMAALNNAQLGQLTTTQTHVMTATQYNNLSTAQQSIFTAEQKAAMTFVTPLVLDLDGNGVRTLGLEAGVQFDLAASGVQRTTGWVGQGDGLLALDSNHDGVINDGSELFGSATKLANGSTAADGYQALASIDSNGDGVIDAKDALYGDLRVWVDVNADGVSQPDELKTLAALHIANLKLDVQRSSALDNGNLIGLTSTYTTDDDQSHAAADVWFAQGLSGNVSGMAQAMSSYADAAGSSAAAPASGQLATHSARLAEALQHYSATGLSVTNAAHTDADTQRLKALQAGATQGLLAAR, from the coding sequence ATGAGCGGCCCTGTCGGATTGACCACACTGCAGATCGCCAATCTGACCTCGCAGCAGGTGGCGGCGTGGACCACGGCGGACATCGCCGAGCTCACGCTGGCGCAACTGCCGGCGCTGCGCCCGGCCGTGCTGAATGCCGCCGGCGCCGCCAGCACCGCGCTGATGGCGGCCTTGAGTGCGGACCAGATCGCCGCACTGAGCGTGGTGCAGGTGGCGGCGCTGGGCACGCGCGCCTTCACCAGCCTGGCGCCGGGCGCGATCGCCTCTTTTGAAACCGCCGATATCGCCGCGCTGAGCACGGCCAACATCGCTTCGCTGCAAGCAGCCGACATCGCGCTGATGCAGGCGACCCAATTTGCCGCGCTGAGCGGCGCGCAACTGAACACGTTCTCCACCGCCGACGTGCGCGCCATCAGCGAGGCCGGTTTTGCGCTGCTGACCACGCAGGCCATGGCGGTGCTGGGCAGCACCCAGGTCGCCGCCCTGACCGCCGACCAGACGGTGGCCCTGACCACGCGCCAGGCCGCCACGTGGAATTCGGCCCAGCTGGCCGCCTTGTCGAGCGCCAACCTGGCGGTGCTGCAAGCGGCCGACCTGCGCGCGATGAAAACGTCCGCCATCGCCGGCCTGTCGAGCAGCCAGATGGCGTTGCTGTCGGCCGACCAGCTGGACGGCATGACCACGGCGCAGTTTGCCGCACTGAGCACCGCCCAGGTCGCCGCGCTGAGCAATGCCGCGCTGGCCGGCCTGTCCGGCGCCGACCTGGCCGCACTGAGCACCAGTGCCACTTCTCAGCTGGCCACGGCCTTGCTGGCGCAACTGAGCACCGAACAGCTGGCCGCCTTGACCACCCGCCAGATCGTCGCGCTCAGCAGCGCCCAGTTTGCCGGCCTGACGCCCGAGCAGGTCAGCCATTTGCGCACCGCGCAGCTGGCGGTGCTGGGGTCGCGCCAGCTGGCCGGCCTGTCCAACGCCGATATTGCCGCGCTCGATAGTGGCGACCTGCCATACCTGAACGCGGTAGCGATCGGCGCGCTGACGTCGGCGCAGTTCAGCGTGCTGGGCGGCGACGATTTCAGCGCCATCGCCAGCCTCACCACGGCGCAGATCGGCGCGTTGCGCACCGCCGCGCTGGTGGCGCTGACGGCCGGCCAGGCGGCCGCGCTGAGCACGCGCCAGGTGGCGGCGCTGACCAGCGCACAGGTCAGCGTACTGTCGGTCAACGCCATCCAGGCCTTGCCGGCTGCCGATGTCAGCGCGTTGCGCACCAACGCGATCACCGCCCTGTCGACCCAGCAACTGGCGGTGCTGAGCAGCGAACAGTTCGCCGCCTTCACCACGGCGCAGTTGTCGGCCATGAACAGCCGCCAGTTGGCGGCCATCAGCGACGATACGCTGGCGGGCTTGTCCAGTGGTGCCTTGGCGGCCTTGTCGACCAGTGTGATTTCACATCTGAGCCCGTCGCTGCTGGCGGCGCTCAGCATGACGCAGCTGGCCGGTCTCAGTTCGCGCCAGATTTTCGCGCTGAGCACGGCGCAAGTGGCGGCCTTCGATGCGGCGCAGCTGGCGTCGCTGAGCACCGCGCAGATCGCCGGTCTCAACAGCACGCAGGTGAGCGCACTGAGCGAAGATGATCTGACCACCCTCAGCACCCGCGCGTTGCGGGCGCTGAGCACCGGCGTGATGGCTGCGCTGAGTTCCCAGCAACTGGCTGCCATCGGCGGGCTCGACAACGGCGCCGCCATCGCCGCGCTGAGCACCGGCCAGATCGCCGCGCTGCGCAGCACCGCGCTGGCCGGCCTGACCCACGACCAGCTGATCGCACTGACCACCGCGCAGGCTGCGGCGCTGACCAGCAGCCAGGTCGCGGCGCTGCCCAATGCATTGCTGACGGCGCTGGAAACGGCCGACTTCGCCGCACTGCGCACCAGCGTCATCGCCAATCTCGGCACGGCGGCGCTGGCGCTGCTCAGCAGCGACCAGGTCACCGCCCTGACCACGGCGCAAGCCAGTGTGCTGAGCGCACGCCAACTGGCCGCGCTGTCGGTCGATAGCCTGGCCGGCCTGCAAAGCGCCGACCTCGGCGCGCTGTCCACCGCCACCATTGCCGCCATCGGCGCCGACCGCCTGGCCGCTCTGCATACCGAACAATTGAACGGCCTGGCATCGCGCCAGATCGCCGTGCTCAACAGCGACCAGTTGAACGCGCTGAGCAGCGAACAGATCGCCAGCCTGCGTTCGGCGCAGGTGGTGGCGCTGAACAGCCGCCAGATCGGCGGCCTGAGCCCCGACGCCATCGCCGCCCTCAGCAGCGCCGGCGTGGCGGCGCTCAGCACGGCGGTGATCGCCAGCCTGAGTTCGCAACAGCTGGCGGCGCTGGAGCTGGATGTGGCGGCGCTCAGCACGGGCCAGATCGCCGCGCTGCGCACCAACACGCTGGCGGGGTTGACGGTCGAGGAAATCATGGTGTTCAGCACGCGCCAGGCCGCCGCGCTCAACAGCGCACAGGTGCGGGCATTGTCGACCGAGATCATCCACGCCATCGGTACCGCCGACTTTGCTGCGCTGCGCACCAACGCCATCGCCGCGCTGACCACCTTGCAAATCGGCGCGCTGACCAGCGACCAGCTGACCGCGATGACGCCGGCGCAGTTTGCCGCGCTTGGCACGCAGCAGCGTGGCGCCTTGCCGACCGACGCCATCGCCGGCTTCTCCAGCGACAGCCTGGCCGCGCTGGGCCCGGCCGTGCTGGCCGCCTTGTCGGCCGACCTGATCGCCAGCTTGAACGCCGCGCAGCTGGCGTCGCTGGGTTCGCAACAGGTTGCCGTGTTCAGCAGTGCCCAATTGGCGGCGCTGAGCGCGGAACAAGTGGCCTGGCTCGGTACCCGCCAGGTCGCCGGCCTGACCTCGCGCAACCTGCCGGGCCTGTCGGCCGATGATATTGCCGCGCTGAGCAGCGACGGCATGCGCGGCCTCAGTACGGCCATGCTGCAAGCACTGAGCAGCACGCAACTGGCAGCGCTGGGCGCGAACCCGGATGGCAGCCTGTTCGGCGTGCTCAGCACCACGCAGATCGCGGCGCTGGGCACGCGCGCCATCGGCTGGCTGAGCGTCGAGCAGATTGTTGCCTTGAGCACCTTGCAGGCCAGCGCGCTGAGCAGCACCCAACTGCGCGCGATGAACACCAGCGATATCGCCGCGCTGGAGGCGGAAGACCTGGCGTCGCTGCGAACCGCCGCGCTGAGCGGGCTCACTACCTTGCAGGTGGCGGTCCTCGGCAGCGACCAGGTCGCGGCCCTGACCAGCCAGCAAATCGCCGCCCTGAACGCCGCGCAATTCTCCGCGCTCAGTGCGGACGGCTTGCAGGGACTGGGACTGAGCGATATTCCCGTCCTCAACACCGGCGTGATTGCCGGCCTGGCGACGCGCGCGCTGGCCGCGCTCAGCACCGACCAGATCGCCGCACTGTCGACCCGTCAGATCGTTGCCCTCGGCAGCGCGCAGTTGAACGCGCTGGAGACCGAGCAGATGAACAGCCTGCAGTCGGCGCAGGTGGCGGCGCTGACGTCGGCGCAACTGGCCGGCCTGTCGCTGCGCGAACTGGCCGCCATCAACAGCGAATGGTTGCCGGCGCTGAAGACCGCCGCCATTGCCGCCTTGAATGCAGCCCAGCTGAGCGTGCTGGGCAACGATCCCGCCGGCGGCGACGACACCGCCATTGCCACGCTGACGACGGCGCAGATCGCCGCGCTGCGCACTGCCGCGCTGGCCGGCCTGCGGGTGCAGCAGGCTGCCGCGCTGACGTCCGACCAGGTGGCCGCGCTGAACAGCGCGCAATTGGCGGCCTTGCCGGGCGCCGATCTCGGCGTCTTCGACCTGGAAGATATCGCCGCCTTGCGCACCAGCACCCTGCGGGGCTTGTCTTCGTCGCAGTTGGCCGGCCTCAGCGGCGACCAGTTCGCCGTCTTCACCACCGGCCAGTTCGCCGCGCTGGGCAGTGGTGCGCTGCGCGGCCTGACCGGCGCGCAGGCGTCCGCCATCACCGTCGAGCAAGCCGCCGTGATGAGCAGCGCCCAGATGGTCGGGCTGTCGCTGGCCGCCATCGCGCAACTGGATGCGGAAGACGTGGCGGCCTTGCGCACCAATACCATCGCCGGCCTGACCTCGGCCCAGATCACGGCCATCAACGCGGCCCAGCTGGCAGCCTTGTCCACCGCCCAGGTTGCCGTGCTCAATAGCGCCCAGGCCGGCGCGCTGTCGGCCGCCAACGTGGTCAGCCTGTCGGGCGAACAGCTGGCAGCACTCGGCACGGCGGCGGTCAGCGCCCTGAACACGGCCGGCCTGGCCCAGCTCAGCGCCGACCAGATCCTCAGCTTCACCACACGCCAGATGGCCAGCCTGACGTCGCGCCAGATCGGCGCCTTGCTGCCGGCGCAGATCACCGCCTTGAGCGCCGAACAAGTGGCCGCCTTGCAGGCGCGCCAGATCGCCGGCCTGTCGGCGGCCGACGTGTCGGCGCTGGAAAGCGATGTCGGCGCTCTCAGTACCCAATCCGTGGCGGCCCTGACGGCCGCACAAATCGGCGCGCTGGGCGTGGATGCCAACGGTCAGGCGGTCAATTTCAACCTGCTGACCACGGCGCAGATCGCCGCCATCACCACCCTGGCGCTGCAATCCCTGGGCGCGGCGCAGTTGCAAGCCTTCAGCAGCGACCAGATCGCGGCATTGAACCTGGCGCAGATCAAATCGGTCACGCCGACCTTCCTGCGTGGCCTGAGCAGCATCCAACTGAGCGGCCTCAACACCGCGCAAGTGGCGGCGCTCAGTACCGCCCAGCTGGGTGGCCTGCTGCCGAGCCAGTTCGGCGCGCTGAGCGCGGCCCAGGTGCATGCGCTGACCGCCGCCCAATTCCTCAGCCTGACGGTCGACGATATCGCCGCGCTCAGCACCGACGCGCTGGCAGCCATCAGCGTCGCTGCCATCGCCGGCCTGACGCCGGAACAACTGAACGCGCTGGGTGGGCGAGGCCTCGGCATCGCCGCGCTGGGCACGGCACAGATTGCCGCGCTGACCACGCGGGCGCTGGCCGCCATGAGCACCGCCCAGGCGGCGGCGCTGACCGCAGGCCAGGTGGCGGCCCTGAACGCGGCGCAAGTCGTGGCGTTGCCGCTGACCGTGTTCGGCTCGCTGAACGCCGACGACATCGCGGCGCTAAAGCTGACCGTGGTCAGCGCGCTGAAAACCCAGCAACTGCTGGCGCTGAAGAGCGACCAGATCGCCGCGCTGAGCGCCGAGCAGGTCACCGCGCTCAGCAGCGCGCAGCTGGCCTCGCTGGCGGCATCGCAAGTGGTCTACCTGGACCCGAACGATGTGGCCGGCATCAACCCGCTGTTGCTGAATGCCGCCGCGCGCGACGGCAACCTGCTGGCGGCAATGAACACCGCGCAATTGCAGGCGATGACGGCGGTCCAGTTTGCCGCGCTGAATTCGTCGGCCATCGCGCGCCTGCTGCCGTCGTCGCTGGCGGCGCTGGAAGCGGTCGATATCGCCGCGCTCAGCACCGGCGTGATCAGCGCGCTGAGCGATGCCCAGCTGCTGGCGCTGACGGTGCGCCAGGTATCGGCGCTGACCTTGCAGCAGGTGGCGGCACTGACGCCGCGCGACAGCGCCGAGCAGTTCACCGGCGCGCAAATCGCCGCCTTCTCCGGCGCCCAGCTGGCGGCGATGAGTACCGCCCTGATTGCCGACCTCAGCCCGGCCAACCTGCGCGCCATCGAGGTCGGCGATATCGCCAGCCTGGGCACGCGCCAGATCCGCGCGCTGACGCCATTCCAGATGGCGGCGCTGAACAATGCGCAACTGGGTCAGCTGACCACCACGCAAACCCACGTGATGACGGCGACGCAGTACAACAACCTGTCGACGGCGCAGCAGTCGATCTTTACGGCCGAGCAGAAAGCGGCGATGACCTTCGTCACGCCGCTGGTGCTGGACCTGGACGGTAACGGCGTGCGCACGCTGGGCCTGGAGGCGGGCGTGCAATTCGACTTGGCCGCCAGCGGCGTGCAGCGGACTACCGGCTGGGTCGGTCAGGGCGACGGCTTGCTGGCGCTGGACAGTAATCATGACGGCGTCATCAACGACGGCAGCGAACTGTTCGGCTCGGCCACCAAACTGGCCAACGGCAGCACGGCCGCCGACGGCTACCAGGCGCTGGCATCAATCGACAGCAACGGCGATGGCGTTATCGATGCAAAGGACGCGCTGTATGGCGACCTGCGCGTGTGGGTGGATGTGAATGCGGACGGCGTCAGCCAGCCGGATGAGCTGAAGACCCTGGCCGCCTTGCACATCGCCAACCTCAAGCTGGACGTGCAGCGCAGCAGCGCGCTCGACAACGGCAACCTGATCGGCCTGACCTCGACCTACACCACCGACGACGACCAATCGCACGCAGCGGCCGACGTCTGGTTTGCGCAGGGCCTGAGCGGCAACGTCAGTGGCATGGCGCAAGCGATGTCGAGCTATGCGGATGCGGCAGGCAGCAGCGCTGCGGCGCCGGCCAGTGGCCAGCTGGCGACGCACAGCGCGCGCCTGGCCGAAGCGTTGCAGCACTACAGCGCCACCGGCCTGAGCGTCACCAACGCCGCCCACACCGATGCCGACACGCAGCGCCTCAAAGCCCTGCAAGCCGGCGCCACGCAAGGGCTGCTGGCAGCGCGCTAA
- a CDS encoding substrate-binding periplasmic protein, translating into MLIALWLSFTAAQAVPLDPACPPARVGVSDLGYSSYLDGTVIRGSNIDVLAEIQLRSGCQLNVRWYPRSRQQALFLSNELEMTGASLRTAERDRYGTWLPYTWTRFELVLLGTDAGKFRSLADFVEHSTARLNITRGIFYTADAQRQLDRLQQQGRLEYVSDFGVVFRKIKAGRAEGTLAPATIHLLNQRLFGLTAKMSATPVSESPRMMVGLYVSKKVPQPILQRYADALRSIVVDGTMQTFYERYLGADISHRLFADGTRELLNALPPPR; encoded by the coding sequence TTGTTGATAGCTTTATGGCTGTCATTCACTGCTGCGCAGGCGGTGCCGCTGGACCCTGCCTGCCCACCGGCGCGGGTTGGCGTCAGCGATCTCGGTTATTCATCCTACCTCGACGGCACGGTGATTCGCGGCAGTAATATCGACGTGCTGGCCGAAATCCAGCTGCGCAGCGGCTGCCAGCTCAACGTGCGCTGGTATCCGCGCAGCCGCCAGCAAGCGCTGTTCTTAAGCAATGAACTGGAAATGACCGGCGCCTCGCTACGCACGGCCGAGCGTGACCGCTACGGCACCTGGCTGCCTTACACCTGGACCCGCTTCGAACTGGTTCTGCTGGGAACGGACGCCGGCAAGTTCCGCAGCCTGGCCGACTTCGTCGAGCACAGTACCGCGCGCCTGAACATCACGCGCGGCATCTTCTACACCGCCGACGCGCAGCGTCAGCTGGACCGGCTGCAGCAGCAAGGCCGGCTCGAATATGTCAGCGATTTCGGCGTGGTGTTCCGCAAGATCAAGGCCGGCCGCGCCGAAGGCACGCTGGCCCCGGCCACCATCCACCTGCTGAACCAGCGCCTGTTCGGCCTGACCGCCAAGATGAGCGCGACCCCGGTCAGCGAATCGCCGCGCATGATGGTCGGCCTGTACGTATCGAAGAAAGTACCGCAGCCCATCTTGCAACGCTATGCCGACGCACTGCGTTCGATTGTGGTCGACGGCACCATGCAGACATTCTACGAACGCTACCTCGGCGCCGACATTTCGCACCGGTTATTCGCCGACGGCACCCGCGAGCTGCTCAACGCGCTGCCGCCGCCACGCTAA